From a single Nematostella vectensis chromosome 3, jaNemVect1.1, whole genome shotgun sequence genomic region:
- the LOC5508993 gene encoding uncharacterized protein LOC5508993, which translates to MTLKRGRTRTPRWSSLFSRRCIIVSAILTLVFLIFVSSQIRLDLEEKSFFRKIKLVKHSWFERQYVGSWIQGKLLAMKWESYVDAYCKQGKSLALGGGYTKDDYLDWTVEIAEQLGFKDGHSIFDNGCGCGAFLVAFNLTYNNVKVGGLDLSNGAITFAKETFPQFKDNFKVGSVEDLSFVATETFDHAMTFFTFPYVSPEVQCKAVKEMVRIVKPGGTLYVGHNLESDCFKNHIGIYTLPLCFWNEQCLAGSDDIEEIYYIKERDLFGVVKYCPEKSAVFIRKKGVEKQLKQHAGKYYCDSKFPPSGRKN; encoded by the coding sequence ATGACTCTTAAACGCGGCCGTACTAGGACCCCTAGGTGGTCTAGTCTATTTTCTAGGCGATGCATTATTGTAAGTGCAATTCTAACTCTGGTCTTCTTGATTTTTGTATCTTCGCAAATTCGTCTTGATCTGGAAGAAAAGTCGTTCTTTCGCAAGATCAAACTGGTAAAGCATAGCTGGTTTGAGCGGCAATATGTCGGTAGTTGGATCCAGGGTAAGCTCTTGGCGATGAAATGGGAAAGCTACGTGGACGCCTATTGCAAACAAGGCAAAAGTCTTGCCTTAGGGGGGGGCTATACTAAAGACGACTATCTTGACTGGACGGTCGAAATTGCAGAACAACTTGGCTTCAAAGATGGTCACTCTATTTTCGATAATGGATGTGGCTGTGGGGCATTTCTGGTTGCATTTAATCTCACATACAATAACGTAAAAGTCGGTGGCTTGGATCTGAGCAACGGTGCAATTACATTCGCAAAGGAGACATTCCCTCAGTTCAAAGATAATTTCAAGGTTGGAAGTGTTGAAGACTTGTCCTTTGTTGCCACAGAAACATTTGATCACGCCATGACGTTCTTTACATTTCCGTATGTGAGCCCAGAAGTACAGTGCAAGGCAGTCAAGGAGATGGTCCGAATTGTCAAACCAGGGGGGACACTCTATGTAGGCCATAACCTAGAGAGCGACTGTTTTAAGAATCACATCGGTATCTACACCCTCCCCCTGTGTTTCTGGAATGAGCAATGCCTTGCAGGAAGTGATGACATTGAGGAAATTTATTATATCAAAGAAAGGGACCTGTTTGGTGTTGTGAAATACTGTCCTGAAAAAAGTGCAGTCTTTATCCGTAAAAAGGGCGTAGAGAAGCAACTCAAACAACATGCAGGAAAGTACTATTGTGATAGCAAGTTTCCCCCTTCAGGGAGAAAAAATTGA